The following proteins are co-located in the Castanea sativa cultivar Marrone di Chiusa Pesio chromosome 8, ASM4071231v1 genome:
- the LOC142606381 gene encoding uncharacterized protein LOC142606381, giving the protein MIEHKYNVDGAVFTELHSVGVGVVVQDWNGKFLAAMSRRILAPLGPLEAEVKAFEIGMHFAKQLGITDFILEGDSLIVSKALSHSSSVLVSIDAVIVGISKASLEFQNVDFSHVKRIANIPAHLLAKYAKGIDNQCIWMENCPSFLELPVLHDVNAMVI; this is encoded by the coding sequence atgATTGAACATAAATACAATGTTGATGGTGCTGTGTTTACTGAGCTGCATTCAGTGGGAGTTGGAGTTGTAGTTCAAGACTGGAATGGGAAATTTTTGGCAGCAATGAGCAGAAGAATTCTAGCACCCTTGGGACCCCTTGAGGCAGAGGTGAAGGCATTTGAAATTGGAATGCATTTCGCAAAGCAACTTGGGATCACTGATTTCATACTTGAGGGTGATTCGTTAATCGTTTCTAAGGCGTTGAGTCATTCATCTTCAGTTCTGGTTTCCATTGATGCGGTGATTGTGGGTATTAGCAAAGCTTCCTTGGAGTTCCAAAATGTCGATTTTTCTCATGTCAAGCGAATTGCAAATATCCCAGCTCACTTGTTAGCAAAGTATGCCAAAGGCATAGATAATCAATGTATTTGGATGGAGAATTGTCCTAGTTTCTTAGAATTACCAGTTCTTCATGATGTAAATGCTATGGTTATTTGA
- the LOC142605694 gene encoding uncharacterized protein LOC142605694 encodes MSTETEASSGLQKRRLSCSTCFDALWFCYSPVHQMQQYYRLGVLDNCSEKWNVLYDCLRLKTKRSTEVQGILETRERAKPHIWTIRTPEEASSHWKELFGHLDEPE; translated from the exons ATGTCTACGGAAACTGAAGCCTCATCAGGTCTTCAAAAGCGGCGCTTGTCTTGCTCTACCTGCTTTGATGCTCTCTGGTTTTGCTACT CCCCTGTTCATCAGATGCAGCAGTATTATAGGCTTGGTGTTCTTGATAACTGTTCTGAGAAATGGAATGTTTTATATGATTGTTTGAGACTGAAGACAAAACGGTCTACTGAGGTGCAG GGAATTCTAGAAACTCGTGAGAGAGCCAAACCTCACATCTGGACTATTCGAACCCCTGAAGAAGCATCATCTCACTGGAAAGAACTGTTCGGACATTTAGATGAACCAGAGTGA